TTCTGATGGACAAATAGTAATTGCAGGAATTAAAGAGGATTTAGAAAAATTAGAGCCACTTTTAAAAGAAAAAGGTGCAAAAAGAGTAATGCTTCTTAATATGAGTGTTGCAAGTCATTGTCCATTACTTGAAAGTGCTACTAAACCACTTAGAGAGCTTTTAGAGGAGTATTTAAAAGATGAGTTTTTAGATGTTGTAAGTAATGTTACAGCTAAAAAATATAATACAAAAAAAGAGGCACTTGAATTACTTCCTATTCAACTAACAAAACCAGTTCTTTATAAGCAATCAATTAAAAATTATGAAGATGAGGTTGAGAAATTTGTAGAGTTTGGTGGTAAAGTTTTAATGGGAATTAATAGAAAAATTACAAAGAAAAAAACAATTCCAATTGTTGATATGAAAAGTTTAGAAAAAGCAATAAGTGAAGTTAAATGAAAATAGCCCTTGCTCAAATAAGACCAAAATTAAGTCCAGATAATTTAGATAAACATAAAAAATTTATTAAAAAAAGTAGTGCTGATTTAGTGATTTTTCCAGAACTTAGTATGAATGGTTATAAAGTAAAAGATGCTTTAATAGAAGATGCATTTAATGAAGAGTTTTTTAGAAGTTTAAAATTTGATAAAGATGTAGTGTTAGGTGCTGCAATAAAAGATGATGGTAGAATTTATAATTCAGCTCTTTATTTAGGAGATAGTTTTCATAGACATAATAAAGTTCATCTTCCTACTTATGGAGTGTTTGAGGAGGGTAGATTTTTTTTTAGAGGTAAGGATTTTAGTTGTTTTAATACAAAATTTGGAAAAACTACTATTTTTATTTGTGAAGATGTATTTAGTGGAGATGCAATTAATTTTGTATCAAAACAAAAGCCAGATTTAATTATTGTAATTTCTGCTTCTCCTGCAAGAGAATTTAAAGAGGGGAAATTACTAATTGAAGAAGAGTGGGAAGCGTTATTAAAAAGTATGGCAATATTAAGTGGAGGTTATGTAGCTTTTTGTAATAGAGTTGGATTTGAAGATGGTCTTGGATTTTGGGGTGGAAGCAAAATAATTAATCCAAAAGGTGAAATAGAAGTTGAGGCTAAGTATTTTGGTGAAGAATTGATTGAGTGTGAGTTAAATCATCATTTAACTTTTACTCAAAAATACTTTTTAAGGAAAGAAGTGTGATTGGAATACTATGTGCAATGAGAGAAGAGTTAGAGCCTATTTTAGAAGAAGTTGAGGTTAAAGAAGTAGTTGAATATGGGAAAAATAAGTTTTATTTAGCAAAGTTTGATAATAAAGATTTAGTATTAGCATATAGCAAAATTGGAAAAGTAAATTCAGCTACAACAGCTACTATTATGATAGAAAAATTTAAAGCAAAAAAGATACTTTTTAGTGGAGTAGCAGGGGCTATTGATGAAGATTTAAAAATTGGAGATTTAATTATTGCTACAAAAACTTGCCAACACGATATTGATTTAACTGTTTTTGGTTATCCATATGGGTATATTCCTGAGAGTGAAGTTTATTTTGAGTGTGATAAAAGTTTAAATAGTATTGCTAAGAGTGTAGCTAAAAAACTTAATTTAAAATTAAAAGAAGGAATTATTGCAAGTGGAGACCAGTTTATTCATAGTAAAGAAAAAAAAGAATGGATTAAAAAAACATTTAATGCAAGTGCTATTGAGATGGAAGGTGGGGCAGTTGGGTGTGTGTGCTTTACATTAAATATCCCATTTTTTATGCTAAGGGCTATTAGTGATAGTGCAGAAGAGGGTGCAGGGATTGATTTTGATGAGTTTTTAGAAGAATCAAGCAAAGTTAGTGCTAAATTTTTAATTGAAATGTTAAAGGAAATAGATGAAAAATAGATTAATTGTTTTTATTGCTACATTTTTAATAATGGTCTTAATTACACCATTTGTGTTTAGTAAATTGATGAATTCAAAGTTTGATAAGATGCTTGATAATTTAAAGAAAAGTGGAATAGAAATAAAAGAAGTTAAAAATAAAAGTAGTTATATTTTAACAGATAGAGTTTTTTTAGTAAAAGTCCCTGGAAAAACCATTGATGAAGATAGTATTGAATATATCGAGGCTCAGGTTGAGAGTAAATTTAAAAATTTACCAGTAACTGATGTTAAATTTTTTGGTGATGTTAAAAAAATTGTTTTTAAAGATGAAGATTTAAATCAGATAAATCCATTAATAAAAGATAAAATAAAATTTTTAGTTATTACTCCAAATTTCAAAACTTATAAATATAAAATTTTTGATAATAATATAAGTGATAAAAGTTTTGTTTTTAAATTTAAAGGAATTAATGGTATTTATAACTATCCTAATAATGAAAATAATCTAAATATTCAAAGTTTAATTTTAAGTATAGAAAATAGAGTAAAATTTGAAGCTAATAATTTTAAAAGCTATTATAAAAATAATAATTACCAAATACTTAGTGGAAGTGAATTTAATTTTAGTGCAACGTATTTGAATAATAAATTTTTATTTGATAGTATTAAAAGTGATAATAAAGTTTTTATTTCAGATAAAGCGAAAGCAATATCAAAATTATTAGTAAAAAATATAAATTTCAATAATCAGCTGATTTTAAAAAATAATTATTTAGATTTAAACCTATCTAATATTGATTATAAAACAATTCAAAAGTTAAGAAATACTAATGATAAAAAAAAGCAAGAAGAGTTATTAAAAGAGTTAGTTACAAAAGGTTTAAAAGCTAATTTAAAATTTGATATAAAAGATATTGAGATTAAAAATCAAAAATTAGGATTTATAAATCTATATGCAAAATTAAATATTAAACCAGATGATAAATTATTTGAAAAATTAGAAAATAAAGATTTAGAAGATATTAACCTATCTCTTAAACTAAAAACGACACCAAAAATTGCTACAATCCTTGCTATTACAAATCCAGTAATTGGAGCAGTTTTTATGAATGCTAAACAAGATAAAAATGGTGTTTTAATTAGTTTAGATATAAAAGAAGGGAAAATATTTTTAAATGGAAAAGAAATTAAATCCAATTAAAGATATCTTTTTTTCTAAAAAAGTGACTAAATTTGTAGGAAGAGTCCAAGGGGAGTTTGAGTTAATAAAAGAAAATGACAAAGTTTTAATAGCTTTAAGTGGAG
This Caminibacter mediatlanticus TB-2 DNA region includes the following protein-coding sequences:
- a CDS encoding nitrilase-related carbon-nitrogen hydrolase; this encodes MKIALAQIRPKLSPDNLDKHKKFIKKSSADLVIFPELSMNGYKVKDALIEDAFNEEFFRSLKFDKDVVLGAAIKDDGRIYNSALYLGDSFHRHNKVHLPTYGVFEEGRFFFRGKDFSCFNTKFGKTTIFICEDVFSGDAINFVSKQKPDLIIVISASPAREFKEGKLLIEEEWEALLKSMAILSGGYVAFCNRVGFEDGLGFWGGSKIINPKGEIEVEAKYFGEELIECELNHHLTFTQKYFLRKEV
- a CDS encoding DUF945 domain-containing protein, whose product is MKNRLIVFIATFLIMVLITPFVFSKLMNSKFDKMLDNLKKSGIEIKEVKNKSSYILTDRVFLVKVPGKTIDEDSIEYIEAQVESKFKNLPVTDVKFFGDVKKIVFKDEDLNQINPLIKDKIKFLVITPNFKTYKYKIFDNNISDKSFVFKFKGINGIYNYPNNENNLNIQSLILSIENRVKFEANNFKSYYKNNNYQILSGSEFNFSATYLNNKFLFDSIKSDNKVFISDKAKAISKLLVKNINFNNQLILKNNYLDLNLSNIDYKTIQKLRNTNDKKKQEELLKELVTKGLKANLKFDIKDIEIKNQKLGFINLYAKLNIKPDDKLFEKLENKDLEDINLSLKLKTTPKIATILAITNPVIGAVFMNAKQDKNGVLISLDIKEGKIFLNGKEIKSN
- a CDS encoding 5'-methylthioadenosine/adenosylhomocysteine nucleosidase — translated: MIGILCAMREELEPILEEVEVKEVVEYGKNKFYLAKFDNKDLVLAYSKIGKVNSATTATIMIEKFKAKKILFSGVAGAIDEDLKIGDLIIATKTCQHDIDLTVFGYPYGYIPESEVYFECDKSLNSIAKSVAKKLNLKLKEGIIASGDQFIHSKEKKEWIKKTFNASAIEMEGGAVGCVCFTLNIPFFMLRAISDSAEEGAGIDFDEFLEESSKVSAKFLIEMLKEIDEK